In Cupriavidus basilensis, the following proteins share a genomic window:
- a CDS encoding tetratricopeptide repeat protein, translating into MPSKASKSPAPPERERLLPPAFVLTFTAMVGIGLALMFPRETLRERLLGEGRAVDGLSMAYLEAWWRATPGDSGFAAVLAEQYARTGRLDEAEAMLSRLEARYAASSAAGSAASPQGPVRNANAADAELSGQILRTRIEIAQQRAFAALPNTPEREHYVEKLGGLLDQALTMKWNRTDLEELATTARSINALKPAQVFYQALAKSDPARAALWNAQAASAALAGGDYQQAADALFAAQSRATDPAEQRRLYLAALKTLQSGNALDKALAQAEQHGGKLLENAEVLRYLTKLALAANRPEQAARYVQRLLRLPPSLQPVPEGASLQRAEVRRVAATEPWAARGVIFLDGPRGLALRRAMGDAAMPRLRRVADTSGAGTSASAAAGQARAASAASAAPAPVAAPAGAPTAAERAFNADDYELAFQVFLAAGKLDDAQRVAETAVRRQPGAARWRERLAQVAEWNRQPTVALKSWLEYAQASNDETAWKAVLRLAPGLNDDRAYLAALRHRAGTGDLATVDQVVATYERLGEPEEGLAFLQSLSHGPNARPIMERQAELAERAGKDARAFALYTELQQRFGPRPQYALKQANLLYVRGKLVEALEAMVPSMRTARSTDIEFWRTLTELARLNQRSDLLEQGYRQLMLAMAETHDNHCMAMPPGAGRNDCLAEVRDTEESDFSNLMDFYDSSPIDAGRIAQASWHKGGKLVSLELAINYYTRARAYGRVATLLQGMTPAQLKQAEQSSRFLAMRAEYQRARGERELALADLRRAASMPDAGSETLAALMWALVDLGSDTEVRAMMLRLKGEAEGNPDLWGAFAAGSMRFQDGRTALHYLRKMADGKSADPLWLGLAADAYDAIGQTSTGWRLRRQAWVDLHKDQSAAGRRASDPRSMDPAAEEEDAQGGPAPAELRRQTVALGQIFASGDVSQRLVIEMLRGDRTVMAGTNAANWTGPANPVSRLGEIPGLPALDPKTPPGVAQREARQQAVVSSAAKEVALAWALSNESNELARAWLARQYARQLLRPAYAEITLALANQDLAALDRVLERQAGRIPVDNQIEANVQLDRLGAAQTLAYETQETTRTDDSLQETLQDALLFNAQAIEPRVTYQRQSPLSYFDYSLAGGVRLWDGYDLNLRGAWRTQHSVDQTQLTGVPSSDKRGELSLGYRDQHLRWRLGVGRRDGLDSVTTARFTGEWRETSRLSFTTLAGLNQSADESAALRVGGVKDVLGLGATYNFSLREFAGARIEYDRFRGQDGSQLGHGLVYDLELGYRIRTAYPDYTVRLVGTHATYNARGGTLSNKLATLVPADDEATPGFYMPQGFTQAGVTFGFGTELIDDYTHKWRPFAEIGLLHDTRAGQNFRAQLGVAGKVFGNDHLSMYVQHETAARNGGTPLTEVGVRYRWLF; encoded by the coding sequence ATGCCAAGCAAAGCGTCGAAATCACCTGCGCCGCCTGAGCGCGAGCGGCTCCTGCCGCCAGCGTTCGTGCTGACCTTCACCGCCATGGTGGGGATCGGCCTGGCGCTGATGTTCCCGCGCGAAACCTTGCGCGAACGCCTGCTGGGAGAAGGCCGGGCAGTGGACGGCCTCAGCATGGCCTACCTGGAAGCCTGGTGGCGCGCCACGCCCGGCGACAGCGGCTTCGCGGCGGTGCTGGCCGAGCAATATGCGCGCACGGGCCGGCTGGATGAGGCCGAGGCCATGCTGTCCCGGCTGGAGGCGCGCTATGCGGCCAGTTCTGCGGCTGGTTCCGCGGCCAGCCCGCAAGGGCCGGTGCGCAACGCCAACGCCGCCGACGCCGAGCTGTCCGGCCAGATCCTGCGTACCCGCATCGAGATCGCGCAGCAGCGCGCGTTTGCGGCGTTGCCGAACACCCCGGAGCGCGAGCACTACGTCGAAAAGCTCGGCGGGCTGCTCGACCAGGCGTTGACCATGAAGTGGAACCGCACCGATCTGGAAGAGCTGGCCACCACCGCGCGCTCGATCAACGCGCTCAAGCCGGCACAGGTGTTCTACCAGGCGCTGGCCAAGAGCGACCCTGCCCGCGCGGCGCTTTGGAATGCGCAGGCTGCGTCGGCGGCGCTCGCGGGCGGCGACTACCAGCAGGCGGCCGACGCGCTGTTTGCCGCGCAGTCCCGCGCCACCGATCCGGCCGAACAGCGCCGCCTCTACCTGGCCGCGCTCAAGACGCTGCAGTCCGGCAACGCGCTTGACAAAGCGCTGGCCCAGGCCGAGCAGCATGGCGGCAAGCTGCTGGAGAACGCTGAAGTCCTGCGTTACCTGACCAAGCTGGCGCTGGCCGCCAACCGCCCCGAGCAGGCCGCGCGCTATGTGCAGCGGCTGCTGCGCCTGCCGCCGAGCTTGCAGCCCGTGCCCGAAGGCGCCTCGCTGCAACGCGCCGAAGTGCGCCGCGTGGCGGCCACCGAGCCATGGGCCGCGCGGGGCGTGATCTTCCTTGACGGCCCGCGTGGCCTGGCCTTGCGCCGCGCCATGGGCGACGCTGCGATGCCCCGCCTGCGCCGCGTGGCGGATACCTCAGGCGCTGGCACATCCGCTTCTGCGGCGGCGGGCCAAGCCCGCGCCGCCTCCGCAGCTTCGGCAGCACCAGCGCCGGTGGCCGCCCCTGCCGGCGCCCCCACCGCGGCCGAGCGCGCCTTCAATGCCGACGACTACGAACTCGCGTTCCAGGTATTCCTGGCCGCCGGCAAGCTCGACGACGCGCAGCGCGTAGCCGAGACCGCCGTGCGGCGCCAGCCCGGCGCGGCGCGCTGGCGCGAGCGCCTGGCCCAGGTCGCCGAGTGGAATCGCCAGCCCACGGTAGCGCTCAAGAGCTGGCTGGAATATGCCCAGGCCAGCAATGACGAGACCGCCTGGAAGGCCGTGCTGCGCCTGGCGCCCGGCCTGAACGACGATCGCGCCTACCTGGCCGCGCTGCGCCACCGCGCCGGCACGGGCGATCTCGCCACCGTCGACCAGGTGGTCGCCACCTACGAACGGCTGGGCGAGCCCGAGGAAGGCCTGGCCTTCCTGCAAAGCCTGAGCCACGGCCCGAACGCGCGCCCGATCATGGAGCGCCAGGCGGAGCTGGCCGAGCGCGCCGGCAAGGATGCCCGTGCCTTCGCGCTTTACACCGAGCTGCAGCAGCGCTTTGGCCCGCGCCCGCAGTACGCGCTCAAGCAAGCCAACCTCCTCTATGTGCGCGGCAAGCTGGTTGAAGCCCTTGAGGCCATGGTGCCGTCCATGCGCACCGCGCGTTCCACCGACATCGAATTCTGGCGCACGCTGACCGAGCTGGCGCGCTTGAACCAGCGCAGCGACCTGCTCGAGCAAGGCTACCGGCAACTGATGCTGGCCATGGCCGAGACGCATGACAACCACTGCATGGCCATGCCTCCCGGCGCAGGCCGCAACGACTGCCTGGCCGAAGTGCGCGATACCGAGGAATCGGACTTCTCGAACCTGATGGACTTCTACGATAGCTCGCCTATCGATGCCGGGCGCATTGCGCAAGCGAGCTGGCACAAGGGCGGCAAGCTGGTGTCGCTCGAGCTTGCCATCAATTACTACACCCGCGCCCGTGCTTACGGCCGCGTTGCCACGTTGCTGCAGGGCATGACCCCTGCCCAGTTGAAGCAGGCCGAGCAATCCAGCCGCTTCCTGGCCATGCGCGCCGAGTACCAGCGCGCCCGTGGCGAGCGCGAACTGGCCCTGGCCGACCTGCGCCGCGCCGCCAGCATGCCCGACGCCGGTAGCGAGACGCTGGCCGCGCTGATGTGGGCGCTGGTCGATCTCGGCTCGGATACCGAAGTGCGCGCCATGATGCTGCGCCTGAAGGGCGAGGCCGAGGGCAACCCGGATTTGTGGGGTGCCTTCGCCGCCGGCAGCATGCGCTTCCAGGACGGCCGCACCGCGCTGCATTACCTGCGCAAGATGGCCGACGGCAAGAGCGCCGATCCGCTCTGGCTGGGCCTTGCCGCCGATGCCTACGACGCCATCGGCCAGACCAGCACCGGGTGGCGCCTGCGTCGGCAGGCCTGGGTCGACCTGCACAAGGACCAGTCCGCGGCCGGGCGCCGCGCCTCGGATCCCCGCAGCATGGATCCGGCCGCCGAGGAGGAGGACGCCCAGGGCGGCCCCGCCCCGGCTGAGCTGCGGCGCCAGACGGTGGCGCTCGGGCAGATCTTTGCCTCGGGCGATGTGTCCCAGCGCCTGGTGATCGAGATGCTGCGCGGCGACCGCACCGTGATGGCTGGCACCAATGCCGCGAACTGGACCGGTCCTGCCAATCCGGTGTCGCGGCTGGGGGAGATTCCCGGCCTGCCGGCGCTCGATCCCAAGACACCGCCGGGCGTGGCGCAACGCGAAGCGCGCCAGCAGGCCGTGGTCTCGTCCGCCGCCAAGGAAGTGGCGCTGGCCTGGGCCCTGTCGAACGAATCCAACGAACTGGCGCGTGCCTGGCTGGCCCGCCAATATGCCCGCCAGTTGCTGCGCCCGGCGTATGCCGAGATCACGCTGGCGCTGGCCAACCAGGACCTGGCCGCACTCGACCGTGTGCTGGAGCGCCAGGCTGGCCGCATTCCGGTGGACAACCAGATCGAAGCCAACGTGCAGCTCGACCGGCTCGGCGCCGCGCAGACGCTGGCCTACGAAACCCAGGAGACCACCCGCACCGACGACAGCCTGCAGGAAACCCTGCAGGACGCGCTGCTGTTCAACGCGCAAGCCATCGAGCCACGCGTGACGTACCAGCGCCAGAGCCCGCTGAGCTACTTCGACTACAGCCTGGCTGGCGGCGTGCGCCTGTGGGATGGCTACGACCTCAACCTGCGCGGCGCCTGGCGCACCCAGCACAGCGTGGACCAGACCCAGCTCACCGGCGTGCCCTCGTCCGACAAGCGAGGCGAGCTGTCGCTCGGCTACCGCGACCAGCACCTGCGCTGGCGCCTCGGCGTGGGCCGGCGCGACGGCCTGGATAGCGTGACCACCGCGCGCTTTACCGGTGAGTGGCGCGAGACCAGCCGCTTGAGCTTCACCACGCTGGCCGGCCTTAACCAGAGCGCCGACGAATCGGCGGCGCTGCGGGTCGGCGGCGTCAAGGATGTGCTCGGCCTGGGCGCGACCTACAACTTCAGCCTGCGCGAATTTGCCGGCGCTCGCATCGAGTACGACCGTTTCCGCGGCCAGGACGGCTCGCAGCTGGGCCACGGCCTGGTGTACGACCTGGAGCTGGGCTACCGCATCCGCACCGCGTACCCGGACTACACGGTGCGCCTGGTCGGCACCCATGCCACCTACAACGCGCGCGGCGGCACGCTCAGCAACAAGCTGGCCACGCTGGTGCCTGCCGATGACGAGGCCACGCCGGGCTTCTACATGCCCCAGGGCTTTACCCAGGCCGGCGTGACGTTCGGCTTCGGCACCGAGCTGATCGACGACTACACGCACAAGTGGCGGCCGTTTGCCGAAATCGGCCTGCTGCACGACACCCGCGCCGGGCAGAACTTCCGGGCGCAACTGGGCGTGGCCGGCAAGGTGTTCGGCAACGACCACCTGTCCATGTACGTGCAGCACGAAACCGCGGCGCGCAATGGCGGCACGCCGCTGACCGAAGTGGGCGTTCGGTACAGATGGCTTTTTTAA
- a CDS encoding tetratricopeptide repeat protein, translating into MGKLGIGGIAAQIAALALLARAGTSTALLLTFLLMQGLAAAMIAMVLWRLLPRRFRVPFAWSYGYLFVFCFLVPLAGGMICVGSLLIARFFPGRRPTAGIGLVGLPVFVTHLISRVTHGGGARLRAQLGNTRAPLPERMTALVAMQSMPARASGPVLRDLLADSADDVRLLAYGMLDGAEKQLTQKILAELPRLEAAQDDRERGEINKRLADLYWELIYQNLVQGDVYRYTADQVERHARAALEFDSDQAGLWYMRGRLALTREEPAQARGWLQRAEALGFARERTLPLLAEAAYLERDYAAVRAILLSFDSPSPLPLVRPLLRYWQS; encoded by the coding sequence GTGGGTAAGCTCGGCATCGGCGGCATCGCCGCGCAAATCGCCGCCCTGGCGCTGCTGGCTCGCGCCGGTACCAGCACCGCGTTGCTGCTGACTTTCCTGTTGATGCAGGGGCTCGCCGCGGCGATGATCGCGATGGTGCTGTGGCGCTTGCTGCCCCGGCGTTTTCGCGTGCCGTTCGCGTGGAGCTATGGCTACCTCTTTGTATTCTGCTTCCTGGTGCCGCTGGCCGGCGGCATGATCTGCGTCGGCAGCCTGCTGATCGCGCGCTTCTTCCCGGGACGCCGTCCCACGGCCGGTATTGGCCTGGTCGGGCTGCCGGTGTTCGTCACCCACCTGATCTCGCGCGTGACCCACGGCGGCGGCGCGCGCTTGCGCGCCCAGTTGGGCAACACGCGCGCGCCGTTGCCCGAGCGCATGACCGCGCTGGTGGCCATGCAGTCGATGCCGGCGCGCGCCTCGGGCCCGGTGCTGCGCGACCTGCTGGCCGACAGTGCTGATGACGTGCGCCTGCTGGCCTACGGCATGCTGGACGGCGCGGAGAAGCAACTGACGCAGAAAATCCTTGCCGAGCTGCCGCGACTGGAAGCTGCGCAGGACGATCGCGAGCGCGGCGAGATCAACAAGCGCCTGGCCGACCTGTACTGGGAGCTGATCTACCAGAACCTGGTGCAAGGCGACGTCTATCGCTACACCGCGGACCAGGTGGAGCGCCACGCGCGCGCCGCGCTGGAGTTCGATTCCGACCAGGCTGGCTTGTGGTACATGCGTGGCCGCCTGGCCCTGACCCGCGAGGAGCCCGCGCAAGCGCGCGGGTGGCTGCAGCGGGCCGAGGCGCTTGGCTTTGCGCGCGAGCGCACGCTGCCGCTGCTGGCCGAAGCCGCCTATCTGGAGCGCGACTACGCCGCCGTGCGCGCCATCTTGCTGTCATTCGACAGCCCATCGCCGCTGCCACTGGTACGGCCCCTGCTGCGTTACTGGCAATCATGA
- a CDS encoding PelD GGDEF domain-containing protein, giving the protein MIVANTADKIREGQGIGAGGRYLRLLAPATSGPVSAVELVVTMALAMGLGYLLLPNNPLLLGLGFPWAWLLPVILALRYGTLIGVGSVLMMLGGWFFFHQIGAQPGAFPRLFFLGGLLMVLVAGQFGDVWGTRLARARAVNRYLEERLAALTKNHYLLRVSHARLENDLLAKPTTLRDTLSQMRAVTLEDAAQGGVLVGARPMLQVVAQACQLEAAALYAVDGETVSATASAQIGPAFEFDPDDVLVRHCLETRQLAHLQADGLSRQSPDHPQTRYVAVAPVLSGADKLVGLLVVERMPFLSLSYENLQLLMVLMGYYADGIEHAASTRAIAAAIPGCPYEFALDYARLSRLRRDTGIDSTIVALVFDLDESRDALFNQVIRSRRALDVAWPLTSAHQRALLTLMPLSGNEAASAYLVRIEDMLRAQFGTDFEAARIGVHTLAVPASAPVEPLIRLLHRCHVDVQPAPVPVPVALGEVGRG; this is encoded by the coding sequence ATGATCGTGGCCAATACAGCCGACAAGATACGGGAAGGACAGGGCATTGGCGCGGGCGGCCGCTATTTGCGGTTGCTCGCGCCCGCCACGAGCGGACCGGTCTCTGCGGTCGAGCTGGTGGTGACGATGGCGCTGGCGATGGGGCTGGGATACCTGCTCCTGCCCAACAACCCCCTGCTGCTGGGACTGGGCTTTCCCTGGGCATGGCTGCTGCCGGTCATCCTGGCGCTGCGCTACGGCACGCTGATTGGCGTGGGCAGCGTGCTGATGATGCTGGGCGGCTGGTTCTTCTTCCACCAGATCGGTGCCCAGCCGGGTGCGTTCCCGCGCCTGTTCTTCCTGGGTGGGCTGCTCATGGTGCTGGTTGCCGGGCAGTTCGGCGATGTCTGGGGCACAAGGCTGGCGCGCGCGCGCGCCGTCAACCGCTACCTCGAAGAGCGCCTTGCGGCCCTGACCAAGAACCACTACCTGCTGCGCGTGTCCCATGCGCGGCTGGAGAACGACCTGCTGGCCAAGCCCACCACGCTGCGCGACACGCTGTCGCAGATGCGCGCGGTGACGCTGGAAGATGCGGCACAGGGTGGCGTGCTGGTTGGCGCGCGCCCCATGCTGCAAGTGGTGGCGCAGGCGTGCCAGCTTGAAGCCGCCGCGCTCTACGCGGTCGATGGCGAGACGGTATCCGCCACGGCGTCGGCGCAGATCGGCCCGGCATTCGAGTTCGATCCCGACGATGTGCTGGTGCGCCACTGCCTGGAGACGCGCCAGCTGGCGCACCTGCAGGCCGATGGGTTGTCGCGCCAGTCGCCGGACCATCCGCAGACCCGCTACGTGGCGGTGGCACCGGTGCTGTCCGGGGCCGACAAGCTGGTGGGCCTGCTGGTGGTCGAGCGCATGCCGTTCCTGTCGCTCAGCTACGAGAACCTCCAGTTGCTGATGGTGCTGATGGGCTATTACGCCGATGGCATCGAGCACGCCGCGTCCACGCGCGCCATCGCGGCCGCGATTCCCGGCTGCCCGTATGAATTCGCGCTGGACTACGCCCGCCTGTCGCGCCTGCGCCGCGACACTGGCATCGACAGCACGATCGTGGCGCTGGTGTTCGATCTCGACGAATCGCGCGACGCACTGTTCAACCAGGTCATCCGCAGCCGCCGCGCGCTCGACGTGGCCTGGCCGCTGACCAGCGCGCACCAGCGCGCCCTGCTCACCTTGATGCCGCTGTCGGGCAACGAGGCGGCGTCGGCCTACCTGGTGCGCATTGAAGACATGCTGCGGGCCCAGTTCGGCACCGATTTCGAAGCGGCGCGCATCGGCGTGCATACGCTGGCCGTGCCCGCCAGCGCGCCGGTCGAGCCGCTGATCCGCCTGCTGCATCGTTGCCATGTGGATGTTCAGCCAGCGCCGGTACCGGTGCCGGTGGCACTAGGCGAGGTTGGCCGTGGGTAA
- a CDS encoding bifunctional glycoside hydrolase 114/ polysaccharide deacetylase family protein, with product MTRAWLGALLAVFAAWLCPAQAQALATTGSRAPNIAFHYGSKPPVDALQAFDVAVVEPDSGFDPRTAATPNTQWFSYVSIGEVAPSRAYLKDIPKAWLIGNNDAWGARVVDQAAEGWPAFFVEKVIAPLWQRGYRGFFLDTLDSYQLKARTDAERARQEAGMVAVIRAIKARYPEAKLIFNRGFEILPQVNQLAYAVAFESLYRGWDQGGKRYTEISEADRNWLLGQARTIREQYHLPVISIDYCPAAERKCARDTAAQIRALDIIPYVADPGLQTVGIGNIEVMPRRVLVVQDREPGISIDDSAGVRFVSMPLNYLGYRVDFAEASQPLPEIGPDRYAGVVIWMAGNVRDQPGRFFSWVQRNIDQGVPVVFLNDFGARMNGALASSLQLKSVKGKIGVKADVVSKDPMMGFEMPVAPDRTQAAPVQVGDGPGFRSLLRLNSGTLTYDAAAITPWGGYVLGPYAVRQSANDQDRWVVQPLSFLREALRLPAMPVPDVTTENGRRLLTVHVDGDGFASRAEIPGGGFSGEVLFREIWDRYRLPMTMSIIQGEVASDGMYPKLTAQLEPIARKIFAQPYVEVASHTFSHPFEWGRTVPGGTHSENATEGDDDFHLAIPGYTMDLKREIGGSIDYINRTLAPPGKPVSMLLWSGDCQPPAEAIKLTDQAGVLNMNGGDTLITRSNPTWTAISPIGVNKADGTFQIFAPNQNENVYTNLWHGPYYGFERVIETFELTDRPYRFKSVNIYYHNYSGTKAASLKALRKVYDYVLSQPLMPVHATDYVRKVIDWQGMAVARELGGDATQPASWIVRGDASLRNVRWTGADLPDVAGSQGVTGTSPAPGGGVYVHLADGASRIVMRAPNAASAAAASGPEIAEASGFVRNWQRTGQGSAQRIRFDFSGYFKPFFRLAGADRCRIAIDGKPVQGVQERGTLRFDTTPVPNPDNAKQSVEITCAA from the coding sequence ATGACAAGAGCATGGCTTGGCGCACTGCTGGCCGTGTTTGCAGCCTGGCTATGCCCGGCGCAGGCGCAGGCACTGGCCACCACCGGCTCGCGCGCACCGAACATCGCCTTCCACTACGGCAGCAAGCCGCCGGTGGACGCTCTGCAGGCGTTTGATGTCGCCGTGGTCGAGCCCGACAGCGGCTTCGATCCGCGCACCGCAGCCACGCCCAATACGCAATGGTTCTCCTACGTCAGCATTGGCGAGGTCGCACCGTCGCGCGCCTACCTGAAAGACATTCCCAAGGCCTGGCTGATCGGCAACAACGACGCCTGGGGCGCTCGCGTGGTCGACCAGGCCGCCGAGGGCTGGCCCGCCTTCTTCGTGGAAAAGGTCATCGCCCCGCTGTGGCAGCGCGGCTATCGCGGCTTCTTCCTCGACACGCTCGACTCCTACCAGCTCAAAGCCAGGACGGACGCCGAGCGCGCCCGCCAGGAGGCCGGCATGGTGGCGGTGATCCGGGCCATCAAGGCACGCTATCCCGAGGCCAAGCTGATCTTCAACCGCGGCTTCGAGATCCTGCCGCAGGTCAACCAACTGGCGTACGCGGTCGCGTTTGAATCGCTGTACCGCGGCTGGGACCAGGGCGGCAAGCGTTACACCGAAATAAGCGAGGCCGATCGCAACTGGCTGCTCGGCCAGGCCCGAACGATCCGCGAGCAGTACCACTTGCCGGTGATCTCGATCGATTACTGCCCGGCCGCCGAGCGCAAGTGCGCGCGCGATACCGCCGCGCAGATCCGCGCGCTGGACATCATCCCTTACGTGGCCGACCCTGGCCTGCAGACGGTTGGGATCGGCAACATCGAGGTGATGCCGCGCCGGGTGCTGGTGGTGCAGGACCGCGAGCCGGGCATCTCGATCGACGACTCGGCCGGCGTGCGCTTCGTCTCCATGCCGCTGAACTACCTGGGCTATCGCGTGGACTTCGCCGAAGCCAGCCAGCCGCTGCCGGAGATCGGCCCGGACCGCTACGCTGGCGTGGTGATCTGGATGGCTGGCAACGTGCGCGACCAGCCCGGGCGTTTCTTCAGCTGGGTGCAGCGCAATATCGACCAGGGCGTGCCGGTGGTGTTCCTGAACGATTTCGGCGCGCGCATGAACGGAGCGCTGGCATCGAGCCTGCAGCTCAAATCGGTCAAGGGCAAGATCGGCGTCAAGGCGGACGTGGTGTCAAAGGACCCGATGATGGGCTTCGAGATGCCTGTGGCGCCGGACCGCACGCAGGCAGCGCCGGTCCAGGTGGGCGATGGCCCGGGCTTTCGCTCCCTGCTGCGCCTGAATTCGGGCACGCTGACCTATGACGCTGCCGCGATCACTCCCTGGGGCGGCTACGTACTCGGGCCTTACGCCGTGCGGCAAAGCGCCAACGACCAGGACCGCTGGGTGGTGCAGCCGTTGTCCTTCCTGCGCGAAGCGCTGCGCCTGCCGGCCATGCCGGTGCCGGATGTCACGACCGAAAACGGACGTCGCCTGCTGACCGTGCACGTGGACGGCGACGGCTTTGCCTCCCGTGCCGAGATTCCCGGCGGCGGTTTTTCCGGTGAAGTCCTGTTTCGCGAGATCTGGGACCGCTATCGCCTGCCGATGACGATGTCGATCATCCAGGGCGAAGTCGCCAGCGACGGCATGTATCCCAAGCTGACCGCGCAGCTCGAGCCGATTGCCCGCAAGATCTTCGCGCAGCCCTATGTCGAGGTGGCGAGCCACACCTTCTCGCATCCTTTCGAGTGGGGCCGCACGGTGCCCGGCGGCACGCACTCGGAGAATGCCACCGAAGGCGACGACGACTTCCACCTGGCGATTCCCGGCTACACGATGGACCTGAAGCGCGAGATCGGCGGCTCGATCGACTATATCAACCGCACCCTGGCGCCCCCCGGCAAGCCGGTCAGCATGCTGCTGTGGTCGGGCGACTGCCAGCCGCCTGCCGAGGCCATCAAGCTGACCGACCAGGCCGGCGTGCTCAACATGAACGGCGGCGATACGCTGATCACGCGCAGCAACCCGACCTGGACCGCGATTTCGCCGATCGGCGTGAACAAGGCCGACGGCACCTTCCAGATATTCGCGCCGAACCAGAACGAGAACGTCTACACCAACCTCTGGCATGGCCCGTACTACGGCTTCGAGCGCGTGATCGAAACCTTCGAGCTGACCGACCGGCCGTATCGCTTCAAGTCGGTCAACATCTACTATCACAACTATTCCGGCACCAAGGCCGCCTCGCTCAAGGCACTGCGCAAGGTCTATGACTACGTGCTGAGCCAGCCGCTGATGCCGGTGCATGCCACCGACTACGTGCGCAAGGTGATCGACTGGCAAGGCATGGCGGTGGCCCGCGAGCTGGGTGGCGACGCCACGCAGCCGGCCTCCTGGATCGTGCGCGGCGACGCCAGCCTGCGCAACGTGCGCTGGACCGGCGCAGACCTGCCCGACGTGGCCGGCTCGCAAGGCGTCACCGGCACCTCGCCGGCACCCGGCGGCGGTGTCTACGTGCACCTGGCCGATGGCGCCTCGCGCATCGTGATGCGCGCCCCGAACGCAGCTAGCGCCGCGGCTGCCTCCGGCCCCGAGATCGCCGAGGCCAGCGGCTTCGTGCGCAACTGGCAGCGCACCGGCCAGGGCAGCGCACAGCGCATCCGTTTTGATTTCAGCGGCTACTTCAAGCCATTCTTCCGCCTCGCCGGCGCGGACCGTTGCCGGATCGCCATCGATGGCAAGCCGGTGCAGGGCGTGCAGGAGCGCGGCACGCTGCGTTTCGACACCACTCCCGTTCCCAATCCCGACAATGCCAAGCAAAGCGTCGAAATCACCTGCGCCGCCTGA
- a CDS encoding transporter, which yields MKTTSTKQNRAARLLGWCGALGAALWLAGCAVTDIGRAPALPAGESVAILPIVNYTETPQAGLRAEAIAESLLKTGGIANVKRYPANLNPETLFEPAERESVGKALEWARTQKMRYALTGAVQEWRYKVGVDGEPAVGISLKLLDVSTGEAVWSATGSDSGWSRESLSGTAQKLLRRLLAPLRQG from the coding sequence ATGAAAACAACTAGCACGAAGCAGAACCGCGCAGCACGACTGCTGGGCTGGTGCGGTGCGCTGGGCGCAGCGCTGTGGCTGGCCGGATGCGCGGTGACCGATATTGGTCGCGCCCCCGCGCTGCCGGCCGGTGAGTCGGTGGCGATTTTGCCGATCGTCAACTACACCGAGACGCCGCAGGCAGGCTTGCGCGCCGAGGCGATCGCGGAAAGCCTGCTGAAGACAGGCGGCATTGCCAACGTCAAGCGCTATCCCGCCAACCTGAACCCGGAAACGCTGTTCGAGCCGGCCGAGCGCGAGTCGGTGGGCAAGGCGCTTGAGTGGGCACGTACCCAGAAGATGCGCTACGCCCTCACCGGCGCGGTGCAGGAATGGCGCTACAAGGTGGGCGTGGATGGCGAGCCCGCCGTGGGCATCTCGCTGAAACTGCTGGACGTGAGCACGGGCGAAGCCGTCTGGTCCGCCACCGGCAGCGACAGTGGCTGGAGCCGCGAGTCGCTGTCGGGCACCGCGCAAAAGTTGCTGCGCCGCCTGCTGGCGCCGCTGCGCCAGGGTTGA